A single region of the Fimbriimonadaceae bacterium genome encodes:
- a CDS encoding adenylate kinase translates to MRLILIGPPGVGKGTQAALLEKEYGLKTLSSGLIFRSEIEAETDLGRLAQSYIDRGELVPNGITIEMMSKRIRSEDCRKHGFLLDGFPRTVRQAEALETILDEMEQPIDKVVSIIAPEDLIVHRLSGRMGCTKCGEIYHRDTKPPKREGLCDKCNSPLFVRSDDQPETIRERLKVFYESTEPVIQFYRERGLLEEVDGTKSPEGVFQAIVEGISR, encoded by the coding sequence GTGAGACTCATCTTAATCGGCCCTCCGGGCGTCGGGAAAGGCACTCAGGCCGCACTCCTTGAAAAGGAGTACGGCCTGAAAACTTTGTCTTCAGGACTGATTTTCCGAAGCGAGATTGAGGCGGAAACCGACCTTGGGCGACTCGCCCAAAGCTACATCGACCGTGGTGAGCTCGTCCCCAACGGCATAACCATCGAGATGATGTCGAAGCGCATCCGCTCCGAAGATTGCCGCAAACACGGATTCCTGCTGGACGGCTTTCCCAGAACGGTCCGTCAGGCCGAGGCTCTCGAAACGATCCTTGACGAGATGGAGCAGCCGATCGACAAAGTTGTCTCCATCATCGCGCCCGAAGACCTTATCGTCCACCGTCTGAGCGGGCGGATGGGCTGCACCAAATGCGGCGAAATCTATCATCGCGATACCAAACCGCCCAAGCGCGAAGGCCTTTGCGATAAGTGCAACAGTCCTCTGTTTGTGCGGTCTGACGATCAGCCGGAAACGATTCGGGAAAGGCTGAAGGTTTTTTACGAAAGCACCGAGCCCGTTATCCAGTTCTACCGCGAGCGCGGGCTGCTCGAAGAAGTGGACGGAACCAAGTCTCCCGAAGGCGTCTTCCAAGCCATCGTTGAGGGGATTAGCCGGTGA
- a CDS encoding saccharopine dehydrogenase NADP-binding domain-containing protein: MSKTYAVLGAGMQGTALAYDLAKFANPSKIFLGDMSLDQAKKSARRVNELIGSAICEPVQVSALDADALARFLSPVDVLCSCVPYWMHPHIAKVAIATKTNMVDLGGNTDVTMETLKMDPDAKAAGVSLIPDCGLAPGLVNSLACYIIENMDTVDSVKLYCGVLPQNPKPPFNYKLTFNMEGLVTEYDYQAVCLKDDQIVLVDTLEDLEEIHIDGLGLDGKGKMEAFNTSGGTSTAPYTFKGKVKNYVYKTIRFPGHCFLMKIFKDFGFWNEEAIEVKGTKIVPKDVFNAVFGPELDKFVDKDFCAVRALGVGTKDGKPKTIQIDILDKEDEVTGFTSMERLTGFSAAIYAHEIAKGNVPEGAIHYELAVPGTKYVEEIQQRGVKLTISEI; this comes from the coding sequence ATGAGCAAAACCTACGCCGTCTTGGGCGCGGGCATGCAAGGCACCGCGCTTGCATACGACCTCGCCAAATTTGCCAACCCTTCAAAAATCTTCTTGGGCGACATGAGCCTCGACCAGGCCAAAAAGAGCGCCCGCCGCGTGAATGAACTGATCGGTTCAGCGATTTGTGAGCCCGTACAGGTCTCGGCGCTTGATGCGGACGCTCTGGCAAGGTTCCTCTCTCCGGTAGATGTGCTCTGCAGCTGCGTCCCCTATTGGATGCACCCGCACATTGCCAAGGTTGCGATCGCGACAAAGACGAACATGGTGGACCTTGGCGGCAATACCGACGTTACGATGGAGACGTTGAAAATGGACCCGGATGCGAAGGCCGCCGGAGTGAGCCTGATTCCCGACTGCGGTCTCGCTCCTGGACTGGTCAACAGCCTCGCCTGCTACATCATCGAGAATATGGACACTGTGGACAGCGTGAAGCTGTATTGCGGCGTTCTCCCCCAAAATCCCAAGCCCCCGTTTAACTACAAACTCACCTTTAACATGGAGGGCCTCGTCACGGAGTACGACTATCAAGCGGTCTGCCTGAAGGACGACCAGATCGTTCTTGTGGATACCCTCGAAGACCTTGAGGAGATTCACATCGACGGCCTTGGGCTGGACGGAAAGGGCAAGATGGAGGCGTTCAACACCTCCGGCGGCACCAGCACCGCCCCCTACACCTTTAAGGGCAAAGTTAAGAACTACGTCTACAAGACCATCCGCTTCCCCGGGCACTGCTTCCTGATGAAGATCTTTAAGGACTTCGGTTTTTGGAACGAAGAGGCGATTGAGGTTAAGGGAACTAAGATCGTGCCAAAAGATGTCTTCAATGCGGTTTTCGGTCCAGAGTTGGACAAGTTTGTGGACAAGGACTTCTGCGCGGTTCGTGCTCTGGGTGTGGGCACGAAGGACGGCAAGCCCAAGACGATCCAGATCGACATCCTCGACAAGGAGGACGAAGTCACCGGGTTCACGTCGATGGAGCGCCTGACCGGGTTCTCAGCAGCGATTTATGCGCACGAGATCGCCAAGGGCAACGTGCCGGAGGGAGCGATCCACTACGAGCTTGCCGTGCCGGGGACGAAGTATGTTGAAGAGATTCAGCAGCGCGGCGTGAAGCTCACCATCTCCGAAATTTGA
- the rplQ gene encoding 50S ribosomal protein L17 — translation MRHLVDRRKLGLPSDQRRALLNNLARQFVRHGYVHTTFGRAKELQRIVEKLITTGKTDTLTARREARKILVGHSSSSAKPVKALAGKTAMEKTTILRNMSLLNGEDLVKYLFDEIGPRYKNRNGGCTRLTKTGLRRGDGALTAVLELVD, via the coding sequence ATGCGACACTTAGTTGACCGTAGAAAACTAGGCTTGCCGAGCGACCAACGCCGTGCCCTTTTGAACAACCTTGCACGTCAATTCGTGCGACACGGCTATGTTCATACAACCTTTGGGCGAGCGAAGGAGCTTCAGCGCATCGTCGAGAAGCTGATCACAACCGGCAAGACGGATACGCTGACGGCCCGACGCGAGGCTCGAAAGATCCTTGTCGGACACTCTTCTTCCAGCGCCAAGCCCGTGAAGGCTCTGGCTGGCAAGACAGCGATGGAAAAGACAACGATCCTGCGCAACATGAGCTTGCTCAACGGCGAAGACTTGGTCAAGTATCTTTTCGACGAAATCGGTCCGCGCTATAAGAATCGCAACGGTGGCTGCACCCGGCTGACAAAGACCGGCCTGCGCCGAGGCGATGGAGCGCTCACCGCGGTTTTGGAGCTTGTCGACTAA
- the rpmJ gene encoding 50S ribosomal protein L36, whose translation MKVRASVKKICDKCKIIKRKGVVRVLCINPKHKQRQG comes from the coding sequence ATGAAAGTTCGAGCCAGCGTAAAAAAAATTTGCGACAAATGCAAAATCATCAAACGCAAGGGCGTAGTGCGCGTGTTGTGCATCAACCCGAAGCACAAACAGCGACAGGGCTAA
- the secY gene encoding preprotein translocase subunit SecY yields the protein MNSGVFGGGGDKALSLPLWETLRLAWADPELRQRIIFVLGIFCVYVIGINVSVPIPGESPQDALDKLMKIQFFQLLDSFGGGALKRLSIFALGLNPYITSSIIMQILTTAFPAWKKEMQEGGEYARKQQNRRTRLFTLILCVAQSMGLIGLMRSEIQMSLFVQITLVVFWTAGAMFVLWLGEQISEKGIGNGVSLMIFAGIIVSMPSTAGAIWTQYQSQIIQLWQILLLVVIFVAVTWVIVLFTIAQRRIPIQHMRRQVGTKAIGGQTSYLPIPLNIGGVIPIIFAMSIAFMPSQFGMFFPRTSPIGEFLEKATPYLVPSLQTGLKGFTGCLFFVALIFFFQYFWAAIQFNVEDMSNNLKRAGSFIPGVRPGKQTRDFLDGVISRIAIVGAIFLASVALTQYLATDITGIQRSGYFFGTSILIVVSVALETMRQIEANLLMKQYGT from the coding sequence AGCGAATTATCTTTGTGCTAGGCATCTTCTGTGTCTACGTCATCGGAATTAACGTTTCTGTTCCTATCCCCGGTGAGTCGCCCCAAGACGCGCTCGATAAGCTGATGAAGATTCAGTTCTTCCAGCTTCTCGACTCTTTTGGTGGCGGTGCGCTTAAGAGACTTTCCATCTTTGCGTTAGGCTTAAACCCCTACATCACTTCGTCGATTATCATGCAGATTCTGACCACGGCGTTCCCGGCGTGGAAAAAGGAGATGCAAGAGGGCGGCGAATACGCTCGAAAGCAGCAGAACCGAAGAACTCGGCTTTTCACGCTCATCCTTTGTGTTGCGCAAAGCATGGGTCTGATCGGGCTCATGAGGAGTGAGATTCAGATGTCACTCTTTGTGCAGATCACACTAGTTGTCTTCTGGACTGCGGGTGCGATGTTCGTGCTGTGGCTGGGTGAGCAGATTAGCGAAAAGGGCATCGGCAACGGTGTGTCGCTAATGATCTTTGCGGGCATTATCGTATCTATGCCGAGCACGGCGGGTGCGATCTGGACGCAGTATCAAAGCCAGATCATTCAGCTGTGGCAGATTCTGCTTTTGGTTGTCATCTTCGTAGCTGTAACGTGGGTGATCGTTCTGTTTACCATCGCTCAGCGCCGAATACCTATACAACATATGCGTAGGCAAGTTGGGACGAAGGCGATTGGCGGTCAGACCAGCTATTTGCCGATCCCGCTGAACATTGGTGGCGTCATCCCAATTATCTTTGCGATGTCCATTGCGTTCATGCCTTCGCAGTTCGGCATGTTCTTCCCGCGCACATCGCCAATCGGTGAGTTTCTCGAAAAGGCCACGCCGTATCTCGTGCCTTCACTCCAGACCGGATTGAAAGGCTTTACGGGTTGTCTCTTCTTCGTAGCGTTGATCTTCTTCTTCCAGTACTTCTGGGCGGCGATTCAGTTCAATGTGGAAGACATGAGCAACAACTTGAAGCGAGCGGGTTCGTTTATTCCGGGTGTGCGTCCAGGTAAGCAAACGCGTGACTTCCTTGACGGGGTCATTTCGCGCATCGCTATCGTTGGCGCAATCTTCTTAGCCTCTGTTGCTCTTACCCAGTACCTGGCTACCGACATCACCGGTATTCAGCGTTCGGGTTATTTCTTTGGCACTTCGATCCTGATCGTCGTCAGCGTTGCGCTGGAAACGATGAGACAGATTGAAGCGAACCTCTTGATGAAGCAATACGGAACGTAG
- the truA gene encoding tRNA pseudouridine(38-40) synthase TruA, whose translation MSTKRIKLVVAYDGTDFCGWAAQAGLVTVQSTLTEAVRQVSGEDCEIIGASRTDSGAHAIGQVCHFDSAVNLPPENWTRVLNHRLPATVVVKSSVSVSDTFHSRFCANDRTYKYRINSGERDPFLERISHRALPGLRIDRMQEAAKLLVGRQDFRAFTANLDDWVDNTIRVIRSVAVKDRAGRISIDIVGTAFMRGQMRRMSGALLEVGLGKRDVESVGRLLDPKTRDQEVLPEVLPAKGLMLMRVRYGRHPKDCRNKEDDGFEE comes from the coding sequence TTGTCGACTAAAAGAATTAAGCTCGTCGTTGCATACGACGGCACCGATTTCTGCGGCTGGGCCGCACAGGCTGGATTGGTAACAGTCCAGAGTACATTGACAGAAGCCGTTCGCCAGGTCTCGGGCGAGGATTGCGAGATTATAGGAGCTAGCAGAACCGATAGCGGTGCTCACGCCATTGGTCAGGTCTGCCATTTCGACAGCGCGGTGAACTTACCGCCTGAGAACTGGACCCGAGTCCTGAACCACCGGCTACCCGCGACGGTCGTCGTAAAGTCTTCTGTATCCGTAAGCGATACGTTCCACAGTCGATTTTGTGCGAACGACCGCACTTACAAATACAGAATCAACTCCGGCGAACGCGATCCTTTTTTAGAGCGGATTAGCCATCGGGCGCTTCCTGGCCTAAGAATTGATCGAATGCAGGAAGCGGCAAAGCTGTTGGTTGGAAGACAAGACTTTCGGGCGTTCACCGCGAACTTGGACGATTGGGTCGATAATACGATCCGCGTGATTCGAAGCGTCGCCGTGAAGGACCGCGCCGGACGAATCTCCATCGACATCGTTGGAACGGCGTTCATGCGTGGACAGATGCGCAGAATGAGCGGAGCCCTTCTTGAGGTTGGACTCGGCAAACGTGACGTTGAAAGTGTTGGAAGGCTCCTTGATCCCAAGACGAGAGACCAGGAAGTGTTGCCAGAAGTATTGCCCGCGAAGGGGCTGATGCTGATGCGGGTGCGCTATGGACGCCACCCAAAGGACTGTCGCAACAAGGAAGATGATGGCTTCGAAGAGTAG
- the rplM gene encoding 50S ribosomal protein L13 — protein MNRTTPVRVGEIERQWFVVDATDVPLGRLAAQVAQVLRGKHKPNFAYNQDCGDFVVIINAAKVKLTGRKGEEIIYWHTGWPGGIKNVARGKMLETNPVKLVEKVVWGMTSKTKLGDKIFSKLKVYAGAEHPHTAQNPKPLNISKDK, from the coding sequence ATGAATCGGACAACACCCGTACGGGTAGGTGAAATAGAGCGTCAGTGGTTTGTCGTCGATGCGACGGATGTACCGCTGGGCCGCCTCGCTGCGCAAGTCGCCCAGGTATTGAGAGGCAAGCACAAGCCGAACTTTGCCTACAACCAGGATTGCGGCGATTTCGTCGTCATCATCAATGCGGCAAAGGTCAAGCTGACCGGCCGTAAGGGCGAAGAGATCATTTATTGGCACACAGGCTGGCCGGGCGGTATCAAGAACGTCGCTCGCGGCAAGATGCTCGAAACCAATCCGGTTAAGCTCGTCGAAAAGGTTGTGTGGGGAATGACTTCCAAGACCAAGCTCGGCGACAAGATCTTTAGCAAGCTGAAAGTTTATGCCGGCGCAGAGCACCCGCATACCGCACAAAACCCAAAGCCCCTGAATATTTCGAAGGATAAGTAA
- a CDS encoding CocE/NonD family hydrolase codes for MALGFMLALAVLAPATASSTPVQEGPYKKYEFNIPMRDGVKLYTAVYVPTAKPGKHPMLIERTPYSAGPYGAGRIPRGFGGSSKFRDAGYIFVNQDVRGRFMSEGKWEEIRPQNPNKKGPKDIDESTDAYDTVDFLIKNVPDNNGRVGFWGVSYPGFYAAVAAIDTHPAVKAVSPQAPVSEWFLGDDVHHNGAFFLQDNFDFYFGFGYDKPGPAQSHPDIEPMGPRPDAYKFFLELGSAINADTKYYKGRIPFWLDICNHDAMDDFWKARSMPPQLKNVKCAMLTVGGWFDAEDGYGAFDTYRHAEKQNPGIDNWIVVGPWSHGAWGGAGNRLGKLTFGTASQLGEYFREEIEFPFFDAYLRGDGKLKRPEAEMFETGNNQWRKFDVWPPKEAKPYTLYLNADKKLSDKQDTFIKGVAFDQYLSDPDNPVPYAPGTIRRRPSTYMVEDQRYLEGRSDVLTYQTEVLDKDITIAGPVVADLFASTTGTDADFIVKVIDVYPADAPEPLANAQIQIRAEVMRTKFRNSFSKPEPMTPNMVERVTYKMVDVLHTFKKDHRIMIQVQSSWFPLVDRNPNKFCNIYKAKPEDYQKATIKLFRTLDKSSAVKFSVLP; via the coding sequence ATGGCACTTGGTTTCATGCTTGCCCTTGCTGTGCTCGCTCCGGCAACGGCGTCTTCGACCCCTGTTCAGGAAGGTCCGTATAAGAAGTACGAGTTCAATATCCCGATGCGCGACGGGGTGAAACTCTACACCGCTGTGTATGTGCCGACCGCCAAACCCGGCAAGCACCCGATGCTCATCGAACGCACGCCATATAGCGCCGGACCCTATGGCGCGGGAAGAATCCCGAGAGGATTTGGCGGCTCCAGCAAGTTCAGAGACGCCGGATACATCTTTGTAAACCAAGACGTCCGTGGACGATTTATGTCGGAAGGCAAATGGGAAGAGATACGCCCGCAAAACCCAAACAAAAAGGGCCCGAAAGATATCGACGAGAGCACAGACGCCTACGACACGGTGGACTTCCTGATTAAAAATGTCCCCGACAACAACGGTCGCGTCGGCTTTTGGGGAGTTTCTTACCCCGGCTTTTACGCAGCCGTTGCGGCGATCGACACCCATCCGGCGGTCAAAGCGGTGTCTCCCCAAGCCCCGGTCAGCGAGTGGTTCTTGGGTGATGACGTCCATCACAACGGCGCGTTCTTCCTTCAAGACAACTTTGACTTCTACTTTGGATTCGGCTACGATAAGCCCGGTCCGGCCCAGAGCCATCCCGACATTGAGCCGATGGGTCCGCGCCCGGATGCTTACAAGTTCTTTTTGGAACTGGGCAGCGCCATCAATGCCGACACCAAATACTACAAAGGCCGCATTCCGTTCTGGCTGGACATCTGCAACCACGACGCGATGGACGACTTCTGGAAGGCCCGCTCCATGCCCCCGCAGCTCAAGAACGTCAAGTGCGCGATGCTGACGGTTGGGGGATGGTTCGACGCAGAAGACGGCTATGGAGCTTTTGATACCTATCGCCACGCCGAAAAGCAGAATCCAGGCATTGACAACTGGATTGTGGTGGGGCCGTGGAGCCACGGCGCTTGGGGCGGAGCCGGAAACCGACTGGGGAAGCTCACCTTTGGGACGGCAAGCCAGCTTGGCGAGTATTTCCGCGAGGAGATTGAGTTTCCGTTCTTCGACGCTTATCTGCGGGGTGACGGCAAGCTGAAACGCCCAGAAGCTGAAATGTTCGAGACGGGCAACAATCAGTGGCGCAAGTTTGATGTGTGGCCCCCGAAAGAGGCCAAACCGTACACGCTGTACTTGAACGCAGACAAAAAGCTCAGCGACAAGCAGGATACGTTCATCAAAGGCGTAGCCTTTGATCAGTACCTGAGCGATCCTGACAATCCGGTGCCTTACGCGCCCGGAACGATTCGCCGCCGTCCGAGTACCTATATGGTGGAGGACCAGCGCTATCTCGAGGGCCGCAGCGACGTGCTGACCTATCAGACCGAAGTGCTGGACAAGGATATCACCATCGCCGGGCCGGTCGTCGCCGATCTGTTTGCCTCAACGACGGGCACTGACGCCGACTTTATCGTCAAAGTGATCGACGTTTATCCCGCCGATGCGCCTGAGCCGCTCGCCAACGCCCAGATTCAGATTCGGGCCGAGGTGATGCGGACTAAGTTCCGCAACTCCTTCTCGAAGCCCGAGCCGATGACCCCCAACATGGTCGAGCGGGTGACTTACAAGATGGTGGACGTCTTGCACACGTTTAAGAAAGACCATCGGATCATGATTCAGGTGCAGTCAAGCTGGTTCCCGCTCGTGGATCGCAACCCGAACAAGTTCTGCAACATCTACAAGGCCAAGCCGGAAGATTATCAGAAGGCGACGATCAAGCTGTTCCGTACGCTGGACAAGTCGTCGGCAGTGAAGTTCAGCGTGTTGCCTTAG
- the rpsK gene encoding 30S ribosomal protein S11, translating to MARKIVKGKAKERKNVPVGVVHIQASFNNTIVTITDPQGNVIAASSAGSCNFKGSRKSTPFAASVAAENAVRKAMDHGLRKVEVKVCGPGSGRETAIRSLAAQGLEVSSIMDVTRVPHNGCRPPKRRRV from the coding sequence ATGGCAAGAAAGATCGTAAAGGGAAAGGCTAAAGAAAGAAAGAACGTGCCGGTGGGCGTCGTCCACATCCAGGCATCGTTCAACAACACCATCGTAACGATTACGGACCCCCAGGGCAACGTGATCGCCGCGTCGAGCGCTGGCTCGTGCAACTTTAAGGGCAGCCGAAAGAGCACGCCGTTTGCCGCCTCTGTTGCTGCGGAGAACGCAGTGCGCAAGGCGATGGACCACGGCCTCCGAAAGGTGGAAGTGAAGGTCTGCGGTCCGGGGTCTGGACGAGAGACCGCGATCCGCTCGCTGGCCGCTCAAGGGCTTGAGGTTTCGTCGATTATGGACGTCACCCGGGTTCCCCACAACGGATGCCGCCCGCCGAAGCGACGACGAGTCTGA
- a CDS encoding DNA-directed RNA polymerase subunit alpha, with protein MPHISTLDLNLDYGKFVFEPLERGYGQTIGNALRRVLLSSIQGAAICAVKIDKVFHEFAPIPGVKEDTTQLLLNLKDIAIRIDEEDGPPAEDKVLKIEVKGPGRVTGADIVCPEGVEVVNPDAYIATISEKGATLTMEMYVGWGVGYTLPDKQERFKGMIGIIPTGAQFTPMRKVNYTVEQTRVGMRTDFERLVLDVWTTGAISPNDAVSQAAHILDKYFRLFFDLGNAGFESAELEPDEVSPELSNIPEMRIEELDFSQRTFNCLRRAGLLTLRALATATEADLTSIRGFGKKSLFEVRDKLAEHGIELKAPKGGIRAIDLLDDDDDF; from the coding sequence ATGCCGCACATTTCCACTCTCGATTTGAATCTCGATTACGGGAAGTTTGTCTTTGAGCCGCTTGAGCGCGGTTATGGACAGACTATCGGCAACGCGCTGCGCCGCGTTCTGCTGAGTTCCATCCAAGGAGCCGCAATCTGCGCCGTCAAGATCGACAAGGTGTTCCACGAGTTCGCCCCGATCCCCGGCGTGAAAGAGGACACGACCCAGCTTCTGCTTAACCTGAAGGACATCGCTATCCGCATCGACGAAGAGGATGGCCCCCCCGCAGAAGACAAGGTGCTGAAGATCGAGGTTAAGGGCCCTGGCCGAGTTACCGGAGCCGACATCGTCTGCCCCGAAGGCGTCGAAGTCGTGAACCCCGACGCTTACATCGCAACGATTAGCGAGAAGGGCGCAACCTTGACCATGGAGATGTATGTTGGATGGGGCGTCGGCTACACGCTTCCCGACAAGCAAGAGCGATTTAAGGGCATGATCGGAATCATTCCGACCGGCGCCCAATTCACCCCCATGCGCAAGGTGAACTACACGGTCGAACAGACTCGTGTTGGAATGCGTACCGACTTTGAGCGATTGGTGCTCGATGTCTGGACCACGGGAGCGATCTCGCCAAACGATGCCGTTTCCCAGGCCGCCCACATTCTCGACAAGTATTTCCGACTCTTCTTTGACCTCGGGAATGCTGGTTTTGAATCGGCAGAGCTTGAGCCGGATGAGGTTTCGCCCGAGCTTTCGAACATCCCTGAGATGCGCATCGAGGAGTTGGACTTCTCGCAGCGCACCTTCAACTGTCTTCGCCGCGCTGGCCTGTTGACGCTCCGAGCGTTGGCAACCGCGACCGAGGCAGACCTTACCAGCATCCGAGGATTCGGTAAGAAGTCGCTGTTCGAGGTTCGCGATAAGCTTGCCGAGCATGGAATCGAGCTGAAGGCGCCTAAGGGTGGCATCCGCGCGATTGACCTGCTGGACGACGACGACGATTTCTAA
- the infA gene encoding translation initiation factor IF-1 — protein MGRRQFQYRKRKETSEKEQGIEVDGTVLENLPNAKFRVKLDEGDIELLCHISGKMRMHYIRILPGDRVKVELSPYDLTMGRIVYRFK, from the coding sequence ATGGGCCGAAGACAGTTTCAGTACAGAAAGCGAAAAGAGACCTCAGAGAAAGAACAAGGAATTGAGGTTGACGGTACGGTTCTTGAGAACCTGCCGAACGCTAAGTTTAGGGTGAAACTCGACGAAGGCGATATCGAACTGCTCTGCCACATCAGCGGCAAAATGAGGATGCACTACATTCGCATTTTGCCGGGCGATCGTGTGAAGGTGGAGCTTTCGCCCTACGATCTGACCATGGGTCGGATCGTTTACCGCTTCAAATAG
- the map gene encoding type I methionyl aminopeptidase, whose product MIYLKKGFEIAKMRAAGRIVAKTIRELSEAIVPGKTTPRQLDELAGKIVAAEGGVCAFNGYRGYPANACISVNQVVIHGIPNDVPLQEGDIVDLDLGVTLDGWNADGAWTYPVGNIDPDMQKLLNVTKESLYQGIAKAKVGNKIGDISAAIEKYVNQYRYGIVRDLVGHGIGRTIHEEPSVPNFGKAGRGPVIKEGMTFCIEPMVNKGTWKVRTLSDGWTIVTADNSWSAHFEHTVAVTKDGPEILTVE is encoded by the coding sequence GTGATCTACTTAAAGAAAGGATTTGAGATTGCGAAGATGCGCGCCGCAGGCCGCATCGTCGCCAAGACCATTCGCGAACTTTCGGAAGCGATCGTGCCGGGGAAGACAACCCCGCGCCAGCTGGATGAGCTTGCGGGCAAAATCGTTGCTGCCGAGGGTGGCGTTTGTGCCTTCAACGGCTATCGTGGATATCCGGCAAATGCGTGTATCTCGGTGAATCAGGTTGTCATCCACGGAATCCCGAACGACGTTCCCCTTCAGGAGGGTGACATCGTCGATCTCGATCTTGGCGTTACGCTGGACGGCTGGAATGCCGATGGCGCATGGACGTATCCGGTGGGCAATATCGACCCGGATATGCAGAAGCTTTTGAACGTCACGAAAGAGAGCCTTTATCAGGGGATCGCCAAAGCGAAGGTCGGCAACAAGATCGGGGACATCTCGGCGGCGATTGAGAAGTACGTGAACCAGTATCGGTACGGTATCGTCCGCGATCTTGTCGGGCATGGTATCGGACGCACCATTCACGAAGAACCGAGTGTGCCGAATTTTGGCAAGGCTGGGCGTGGACCGGTGATCAAAGAGGGCATGACCTTCTGCATCGAGCCGATGGTGAATAAGGGGACTTGGAAAGTAAGGACCCTTTCTGACGGCTGGACTATTGTCACTGCCGACAACTCCTGGTCCGCTCACTTCGAGCATACCGTTGCCGTTACCAAAGACGGTCCTGAAATCCTAACCGTCGAGTAG
- the rpsI gene encoding 30S ribosomal protein S9: protein MSKKQADTYYGTGRRKAAIARVWLKPGEGNITVNGRSYGDYLGRPVLEILVRSPFTALELEGRYDVVATTKGGGISGQAGALRLGISRALVEMDSALRKPLRGEGFLTRDARVKERKKYGRKKARRGFQFVKR from the coding sequence ATGTCGAAGAAGCAAGCAGACACATATTACGGCACGGGCCGACGCAAGGCAGCCATTGCACGAGTTTGGCTAAAGCCGGGCGAAGGCAACATCACCGTTAACGGACGTTCGTACGGCGATTACCTTGGCCGCCCCGTACTTGAGATTTTGGTTCGAAGCCCGTTCACGGCCCTTGAGCTTGAAGGCCGATACGATGTGGTTGCCACAACGAAGGGTGGCGGCATCAGCGGACAAGCTGGCGCGCTCCGGCTTGGCATCTCCCGTGCGCTTGTGGAGATGGATTCAGCTTTGCGAAAGCCCTTGCGCGGTGAAGGATTTTTGACGCGCGATGCGCGTGTGAAAGAGCGTAAGAAGTACGGTCGCAAGAAAGCACGACGCGGCTTCCAGTTCGTTAAGCGTTAA
- the rpsM gene encoding 30S ribosomal protein S13 — MARIAGVDLPREKAIEYALPLIYGIGKHNASEVIAKAGLDPRKKVKDLDEADITHLREIIDREYVVEGDLRREVNSNIRRLIDINSYRGLRHRRGLPTRGQRTRSNARTRKGKAKTVAGKKKAKK; from the coding sequence ATGGCACGTATAGCAGGTGTTGACCTTCCCCGCGAGAAAGCGATCGAATACGCTTTGCCGCTGATTTACGGCATTGGCAAGCACAATGCAAGCGAAGTGATTGCGAAGGCCGGGCTAGACCCGCGAAAGAAAGTGAAAGACCTCGATGAGGCCGACATCACCCATCTTCGCGAAATCATTGACCGGGAATATGTCGTTGAGGGAGACCTTCGACGCGAAGTCAACTCGAACATCCGCCGTTTGATCGATATCAACAGCTATCGCGGCCTGCGTCATCGACGCGGACTTCCCACTCGCGGACAGAGAACGCGCAGCAATGCACGTACGCGAAAAGGAAAGGCGAAGACCGTTGCCGGAAAGAAGAAGGCGAAGAAGTAA